The Pelagibius sp. CAU 1746 genomic sequence ATCTGCGCCTTGGCCCAATAGAGATCGCGCGGATAGCGCGCCAGGCCGGCAGGCACCTCGCCGCAGGCTTGGCTGTCCTTGCCGGCCAGCAGCAGACCGTCGACCTTGGTCCGGGCCAGCCAGGGGTCCTCGACCCGCTGCGGCACCAGGGCCAGCAGACGGTTGAGGCCGGCCAGCGCGCCCAAGGCGTAGAGCCGCTCAGCGCGCAAGCGCAGGAAGCCGCTCTCCCCCGCCGCGGCCTTCTGGACCGTGGCCAGGGCGTCGGCAACGGTCGGACCCGCCGGGTCCGCTGGGCCGCCGCCGGGCGGCGGCGCGCTGGTCAGCAGCAGCCGCGTGGCCAGACTGTGCAGGGTCGGCGAAGTGATGCCGGCGGGCAGCCCGGCCAGCAGCGACTCAACCAATGGGCGCGGGCTGCCGGCCCAGACGCGCGGGCCGAACCCGCCGCTGCCCAGGTCGAGAATGCCCAGGGCCTCCGGATCCAGTTCGCCCAGGCGGTCGATCTCGATGCCCTCGGCCCCTTCGCCCTCCACCTGCGGCGTCTCGGCGGCGCGCTCGGACGGCAGGGACGGCTGGTCGCCCGCCGCGGCCGCCGGCCGCTCCGGCGCCACCGTCGGCGGGAAGAGGGAGATCGGCGCGTCCTGCGCCACGGCCCCCGGTGCGGCGGCCCAGAGGGCGACGCAGAGGGCGCTTGCGCAGCACAAGACGGCGGCGCGCGCTGGCAGGCGGGGCTGGCGGCTAGCGGGGGAAGCGTTCATCGGGCAGCGCCTTCTCGACCGGCGCCGAGGGCGGCGGGATGTCCCAGGTCAACAGAAAGAAGCCGCCGGAGACGATGAGACCGGCGAGAACGACAAGAGCAACGAGGGTGGTCTTTTTCATAAAATAAATCGCGTGCGGCTGAGGACTGCGTGAACGGGATCGGCAGCAGTGTTACGCTGTTCCGGGCCGGCGCCGGCCGCTGGTCGGGCAACACTGTCTACTTGTGCCGTCAAGATGGTTTTATGATAAGGTCCGAATCTGGCGCGAATGCGGCAGTTTACCTAGGGTCTTTCATCGTTGCAACGATCAGCAGGCGAGTTTCGGTGGTTCATACAAGCGAAGAGGTGGCGGACGCCGGGAGCATTTCCCTGGCCGTGCCCCGCACCATTGCCCTGGTGGGGCTGATGGGCGCCGGCAAGTCCTGCATCGGTCGCCTGCTTGCCGCCTCGCTCGACCTGCCCTTCGTCGATGCCGACAAGGAAATCGAGACCGCCGCCGGCTGCTCCATCGAGGACATCTTCTCCGCCCACGGCGAAGCGGCTTTCCGTGACGGAGAACGCCGGGTGATCGCCCGCCTGCTCGACGAACCGAAGATGGTGCTGGCCACCGGCGGCGGCGCCTTCATGGACCCCGAAACGCGCCGGCTGATCCGCGAGCGCGCCATCTCCGTGTGGCTGCGCGCCGATGTCGACCTGCTGCTGCGCCGCACGGCCCGGCGCAACAACCGGCCGCTGCTGAAGCGCGGCGACCCGCGCCAGATTCTCAGCGAACTGATCGCGTTGCGCTATCCGGTCTACGCCGAGGCCGACGTGGTGGTCGATTCCGTCGACGGTCCGCCAGAGACGACGCTGGCCCGCGTCGTGAAAGGACTGCAGCACCATATAAGGAAACACGGCGCAGCCCCCGGAAAGGCCGGACAATGAGCCCGCACCAGCCCCTGCGCGTTGAGCTGGGCGAGCGCAGCTACGACATTCTGATCGGCACCACCGTGATGGCCGAGGCCGGCAAGCTGATGCGTCCCGTGCTGAAGAGCGACCGGGTCGTCGTCATCACCGACGCCAACGTCGCCGCGCTGCACCTGGCGCGCCTGCAGCGCGCCCTCGACGACGCCGGACTGCGGCACGACAGCATCGTCATGCCGCCCGGCGACGCCACCAAGAGCCTGGACCAGCTGGGCGTTCTGGTCGGCAAGCTGCTGGACATGAAGGTCGAGCGCTCGACCACCCTGGTGGCCCTGGGCGGCGGGATGATCGGCGACCTCGCCGGCTTCGCCGCGGCGGTGACCCTGCGCGGCATCGATTTCGTGCAGATCCCCACCAGCCTGCTGGCCCAGGTCGACAGCTCCGTCGGCGGCAAGACCGGCATCAACGCCCCGCAGGGCAAGAACCTGATCGGCGCCTTCCACCAGCCGCGCCTGGTGCTGGCCGACACCTCGATCCTGACCACCCTGCCACGCCGCGAGATGCTGGCGGGCTACGCCGAGATCGTGAAGTACGGCCTGATCCGCGACGCCGCGTTCTTCCACTGGCTGGAGGCGCACGGCGCCGACCTGGTCCAGGGCGAGCGCGCCGAACTGCAGCACGGCGTGCTGGAAAGCTGCCGCGCCAAGGCCGAGGTCGTGGCCGCCGACGAACGCGAGAGCGGCCAGCGCGCGCTGTTGAACCTAGGGCACACCTTCGGACATGCCCTGGAGGCCGAGACCGGGTACGGCGACGAACTGCTGCACGGCGAAGGCGTCGCCGTGGGCATGGTCATGGCCTTCGACCTGTCGGTGCAGCGCGGCCACTGCCCGCCGGAGGCCGCCGACCGGGTGCGCCGCCATCTGGCCGCCGTCGGCCTGCCGACCGGATTCGCCGACCTGGCG encodes the following:
- a CDS encoding shikimate kinase, which produces MVHTSEEVADAGSISLAVPRTIALVGLMGAGKSCIGRLLAASLDLPFVDADKEIETAAGCSIEDIFSAHGEAAFRDGERRVIARLLDEPKMVLATGGGAFMDPETRRLIRERAISVWLRADVDLLLRRTARRNNRPLLKRGDPRQILSELIALRYPVYAEADVVVDSVDGPPETTLARVVKGLQHHIRKHGAAPGKAGQ